Proteins encoded within one genomic window of Micromonospora halotolerans:
- the uvrB gene encoding excinuclease ABC subunit UvrB: MALDIPRLDGRFQVISEFQPAGDQPAAIDELERRVRRGDRNTVLLGATGTGKSATTAWLVERLQRPTLVLAPNKTLAAQLAKEFSELLPQNAVEYFVSYYDYYQPEAYIPQTDTYIEKDSSVNEEVERLRHSATMSLLTRRDVIVVATVSAIYGLGTPEEYLDRAVRVAVGQELDRDQLLRRLVDIQYTRNDMAFQRGTFRVRGDTLEIIPAYEELAVRIELFGDEIEKLYYLNPLTGDVVKEVDQLVIFPATHYAAGPERMERAIRDIEAELGERLAELERQGKLLEAQRLRMRTTYDIEMMRQVGFCSGIENYSMHMDGRLPGSPPHCLLDYFPDDFLTVVDESHVTIPQIGGMYEGDASRKRMLIDHGFRLPSAADNRPLRFDEFLERVGQMVFLSATPGPWELEQAQGEFVEQVIRPTGLIDPEVIVKPTKGQIDDLMHEIKLRTERDERVLVTTLTKKMAEDLSDYLLENGIRVRYLHSEVDTLRRVELLRELRKGDYDVLVGINLLREGLDLPEVSLVAILDADKEGFLRSGRSLIQTIGRAARNVSGQVHMYADKITPSMADAIDETNRRRAKQIAHNEANGISPEPLRKKIHDILDDIYREAEDTENSRVGGAVRQLSRGKAPVKETRSRSRGGAATPSREGMARADLANLIQELNDQMLAAARELQFELAARIRDEVADLKKELRGMDAAGVK; the protein is encoded by the coding sequence ATGGCGCTCGACATTCCCCGGCTCGACGGCCGCTTCCAGGTCATCAGCGAGTTCCAGCCGGCCGGTGACCAGCCGGCAGCCATCGACGAGCTTGAGCGTCGTGTGCGACGCGGCGACCGCAACACGGTGCTGCTCGGCGCGACCGGCACCGGCAAGAGCGCCACCACGGCGTGGCTGGTCGAGCGGCTGCAGCGGCCCACCCTGGTGCTCGCGCCCAACAAGACCCTCGCCGCGCAGCTCGCCAAGGAGTTCAGCGAGCTGCTGCCGCAGAACGCGGTCGAATACTTCGTCTCCTACTACGACTACTACCAGCCCGAGGCCTACATCCCGCAGACCGACACCTACATCGAGAAGGACTCCTCGGTCAACGAGGAGGTCGAGCGGCTGCGGCACTCGGCGACCATGTCGCTGCTCACCCGGCGCGACGTGATCGTGGTGGCCACGGTGTCGGCGATCTACGGCCTGGGCACCCCGGAGGAATACCTGGACCGGGCCGTGCGGGTCGCCGTGGGGCAGGAGCTCGACCGTGACCAGCTGCTGCGCCGGCTGGTCGACATCCAGTACACGCGCAACGACATGGCCTTCCAGCGCGGCACCTTCCGGGTCCGCGGCGACACGCTGGAGATCATCCCGGCCTACGAGGAACTGGCCGTCCGGATCGAGCTGTTCGGCGACGAGATCGAGAAGCTCTACTACCTCAACCCGCTGACCGGCGACGTGGTCAAGGAGGTCGACCAGTTGGTCATCTTCCCGGCCACCCACTACGCGGCCGGCCCGGAGCGGATGGAGCGGGCGATCCGCGACATCGAGGCCGAGCTGGGCGAGCGGCTGGCCGAGCTGGAGCGGCAGGGCAAGCTGCTGGAGGCGCAGCGGCTGCGGATGCGCACCACCTACGACATCGAGATGATGCGTCAGGTCGGCTTCTGCTCGGGCATCGAGAACTACTCGATGCACATGGACGGGCGGCTGCCCGGCAGCCCGCCGCACTGCCTCCTCGACTACTTCCCCGACGACTTCCTGACCGTGGTCGACGAGTCACACGTGACCATCCCGCAGATCGGCGGCATGTACGAGGGCGACGCCTCCCGCAAGCGGATGCTGATCGACCACGGCTTCCGGCTGCCCAGCGCGGCCGACAACCGGCCGCTGCGCTTCGACGAGTTCCTGGAGCGGGTCGGCCAGATGGTCTTCCTCTCCGCCACCCCCGGCCCGTGGGAGCTGGAACAGGCCCAGGGCGAGTTCGTCGAGCAGGTGATCCGCCCCACCGGCCTGATCGACCCCGAGGTCATCGTGAAGCCGACCAAGGGCCAGATCGACGACCTGATGCACGAGATCAAGCTGCGGACCGAGCGCGACGAGCGGGTCCTGGTCACCACGCTGACCAAGAAGATGGCCGAGGACCTCTCCGACTACCTGCTGGAGAACGGCATCCGGGTGCGCTACCTGCACTCCGAGGTCGACACGCTGCGCCGGGTGGAGCTGCTGCGCGAGCTGCGCAAGGGCGACTACGACGTGCTGGTCGGCATCAACCTGCTCCGCGAGGGCCTCGACCTGCCCGAGGTCTCCCTGGTGGCGATCCTCGACGCCGACAAGGAGGGCTTCCTGCGCAGCGGCCGGTCGCTGATCCAGACCATCGGCCGCGCGGCCCGTAACGTCTCGGGCCAGGTCCACATGTACGCCGACAAGATCACCCCGTCGATGGCCGACGCGATCGACGAGACGAACCGGCGCCGGGCCAAGCAGATCGCGCACAACGAGGCCAACGGGATCAGCCCGGAGCCGCTGCGCAAGAAGATCCACGACATCCTCGACGACATCTACCGCGAGGCGGAGGACACCGAGAACAGCCGGGTCGGCGGGGCCGTCCGGCAGCTCTCGCGGGGCAAGGCGCCGGTCAAGGAGACCCGCAGCCGCAGCCGCGGCGGCGCGGCGACCCCGTCCCGGGAGGGCATGGCCCGGGCCGACCTGGCCAACCTCATCCAGGAGCTCAACGACCAGATGCTCGCCGCCGCGCGGGAGCTGCAGTTCGAGCTGGCCGCCCGGATCCGCGACGAGGTCGCCGACCTGAAGAAGGAACTCCGCGGGATGGACGCCGCCGGGGTGAAGTGA
- a CDS encoding helix-turn-helix domain-containing protein — MLTEAVVGLPDPRLTPYVDRYLGYREHAVGPLVRREAAGAFVVLILGWGAPLDVTDPRAADRGAWGTSAFLAGPFDGWCVTRTAGEGMGVQVLLTAPAARRLLGLPLGELANRALPVDRLGGWLVRLRDELADLPDWAGRFARLDAAFAARLAVTGPVDPRLVGAWRLLAASGGGLGVGALADEVGWSRRHLAVRFRREFGLPPKTVARLLRFQRAYAMVGATPVGGGETGPGWAELAVRLGYYDQSHLIREFREFAGATPAALAGSHSSNPG, encoded by the coding sequence GTGCTGACCGAGGCCGTGGTCGGGCTTCCCGACCCCCGGCTCACGCCCTACGTGGACCGCTACCTCGGTTACCGCGAGCACGCGGTCGGTCCGCTGGTGCGCCGGGAGGCGGCCGGCGCCTTCGTGGTGCTGATCCTCGGGTGGGGCGCCCCGCTCGACGTCACCGACCCGCGCGCCGCCGACCGGGGCGCGTGGGGCACGAGCGCCTTCCTGGCCGGGCCGTTCGACGGCTGGTGCGTGACGCGTACGGCCGGTGAGGGCATGGGCGTGCAGGTGCTGCTGACCGCCCCGGCCGCCCGCCGGCTGCTCGGGCTGCCGCTGGGCGAGCTGGCCAACCGCGCGCTGCCGGTCGACCGGCTCGGCGGGTGGCTGGTCCGGCTCCGCGACGAGCTGGCCGATCTGCCCGACTGGGCGGGCCGGTTCGCCCGGCTCGACGCCGCGTTCGCCGCCCGGCTGGCGGTGACCGGGCCGGTCGATCCGCGCCTGGTGGGGGCCTGGCGGCTCCTCGCCGCCAGCGGCGGCGGCCTGGGCGTCGGCGCGCTGGCCGACGAGGTCGGGTGGAGCCGCCGCCACCTGGCGGTCCGGTTCCGGCGGGAGTTCGGGCTCCCGCCGAAGACGGTCGCCCGGCTGCTGCGCTTCCAGCGGGCGTACGCGATGGTGGGCGCCACGCCGGTCGGTGGCGGGGAGACCGGGCCGGGGTGGGCGGAGCTGGCCGTGCGGCTCGGCTACTACGACCAGTCGCACCTGATCCGGGAGTTCCGCGAGTTCGCCGGCGCGACGCCCGCGGCGCTGGCCGGATCACATTCGTCCAATCCGGGCTGA